The window ATCTGATGATTTCCATAGTTTGAATGGTATGATTTCAATAATTTTCATACACCCATTAAATTTGGCAACTACGTTTAACGTTAGTTGTTCTCAGCCGATTTTATATTGGAATTATACTGCTAATTTCTATAAGATCAAGTGTTAAGTCAAAAAGGGATTAGGGAAAAAGGTTGACTTTATTTATGCTTGTATGCTATATACTAACGGTGATCTGATTTTAGAGTTTTCTAAAAAAATCAATGCATGGTTGCAGTTAGATTCGTTCCATTTTCTATCGGATTTTATTAGAAAACCAATACGAGATGATTATTTGGTTGATTTTTGTTTTTAACTGTAGCCGCTGCATTCTGTAGAGTTATTTTGATAAAGATTTCAGCATGGGGGATTAATTGAACATTATCAAGTTGAAAGAGAAGGTTAAGTTTAACAGGCAATTTAGTCCTCAGATAATGTATATTTCTCCTTCATTAAAGGTGCCGCTTATCTGCCTTGAAGCCGGGCAGGAGATACCCCCGCATCCAAGTGGCGCAGGTATTTTTTGTGTTTTGGAAGGAAAAGGTGTCATGGTTGTTGGAGAGAAAGAAGTAAGTCTCTCCCCGGGGCAAGTCGTGGTAGCGCCAGAGGGTTCCAAGAGAGGAATCAAGGCTATCGAGAACCTTGTAGCATTAGCCTTTCATTTAAGCTCTTAAGAATAGGAAAATGATGAAATTAGATGAAATTGTCGAGTTTTCCAGTGAGAAAACAGTATCAAAGCTATTGCATGAAACAGAAAAAGTAAAGTCAGTTTTCCTTTGTATGAGTGAAGGCCAGACAGACCTGCACGATAGTGTGAATTGCAAGGTGGCAATATTAGTATACTCCGGCTGCGGAAGTGTATCTACGAATGATGATGAATACGATGTCGAGGAAAAGGATCTGATCGTGTTTGAAAGAAACGAGGACAGAGTACTTAAGGCCAGAACGAAGCTTACAGCCGTTGTTACATTTATACAGGAATAATAATTTTTTATAATGAAAGGAATAAGATAATGTCTGAAAGTAAAACGGTTACCCTGGATGTTCGAGATATCCAGCCGCGTGACAGACACCCAAAAATATTTAATACCTTTGATTCTTTGCAGGCGGGAGAAATGATGGTATTAATCAATGATCATGATCCGAAACCCCTTAAATATCAACTTGATGCAGAGAGAACAGGCCAGTTCGATTGGGAATATAAACTTTCAGGTCCGGAAGAATGGAAGGTAGAGATTATAAAAAAATAAGGGCTCTCTAACTTGTATATACTGTTCCGTCTTTCAAGAGATTTTCGAATCTGTCCATTCCTTTTTCAATATTTTCAAAAGATGTAGCATACGATATCCTGATGTGGGAGTCTGAGCCAAAGCAGATACCAGGAATAAAAGCAACTTTGGCTTTATCAAGAACAATATCTACGAGTTCGCTGGAGGTATTT is drawn from Candidatus Scalindua sp. and contains these coding sequences:
- a CDS encoding cupin domain-containing protein, with the protein product MNIIKLKEKVKFNRQFSPQIMYISPSLKVPLICLEAGQEIPPHPSGAGIFCVLEGKGVMVVGEKEVSLSPGQVVVAPEGSKRGIKAIENLVALAFHLSS
- a CDS encoding DUF2249 domain-containing protein — encoded protein: MSESKTVTLDVRDIQPRDRHPKIFNTFDSLQAGEMMVLINDHDPKPLKYQLDAERTGQFDWEYKLSGPEEWKVEIIKK